Proteins encoded by one window of Dryocola sp. LX212:
- a CDS encoding glutathione S-transferase family protein — MITVWGRDNSTNVKKVLWCLEELGEEYQSIPAGGKFGKTHDADYLSMNPNALVPCIHDDATNLTLWESNTIVRYLAAQYGKNTLWVDDPAARAHGEKWMDWAAGTLVSPFRGVFMGLVRTEPALRDHKLIEESIAQCDALFGILDAELAKQPWLGGSEFGPADIALGPSVYGLLNLAIQLGPHLNLLRWYQQLTQRPAFQKTVMVPLD; from the coding sequence ATGATAACCGTTTGGGGCAGAGACAATTCGACCAACGTGAAGAAGGTACTGTGGTGTCTGGAGGAGCTGGGGGAAGAGTATCAGTCTATTCCGGCAGGCGGGAAGTTTGGCAAAACACATGACGCAGACTATTTGTCGATGAACCCTAACGCGCTGGTGCCCTGCATTCACGACGACGCCACAAACCTGACGCTGTGGGAGTCCAACACCATTGTTCGCTATCTGGCTGCGCAGTACGGCAAAAACACGCTGTGGGTGGACGATCCGGCCGCCCGCGCTCACGGTGAAAAATGGATGGACTGGGCAGCGGGGACGCTGGTCAGCCCTTTTCGTGGGGTCTTTATGGGTCTGGTGCGTACCGAACCCGCGCTACGTGACCACAAGCTGATTGAAGAAAGTATCGCCCAATGCGACGCGCTCTTTGGCATTCTGGATGCTGAACTGGCGAAACAACCCTGGCTGGGAGGGTCTGAGTTTGGCCCTGCGGATATTGCCCTGGGCCCGTCAGTTTATGGGCTGCTCAACCTGGCTATCCAGCTGGGGCCACACCTCAACCTGCTGCGCTGGTATCAACAGCTGACCCAGCGCCCGGCGTTCCAGAAAACGGTAATGGTCCCCCTGGACTAA
- the ybjG gene encoding undecaprenyl-diphosphate phosphatase → MMEHLNQTLFLLINATPGSPEWTIKLAIFIAKDLINIVPLLIAILWLWGQRRQIAAQREVVIKTSMAIIISVSLSWIVGHIFPHDRPFVEGIGYNFLHHAADDSYPSDHGTVIFTFALAFLLWHRLWSGVLLFSIACVIAWSRVYLGVHWPMDMLGGLLVGLCSCLWSQMIWNQWGVNIYRRLYQLHRFCFALFIRKGWIRD, encoded by the coding sequence ATGATGGAACACCTCAATCAGACGCTCTTTTTACTGATTAATGCCACCCCGGGCTCGCCGGAGTGGACGATTAAGCTGGCGATTTTTATCGCCAAAGATCTGATTAATATCGTCCCGCTGCTGATTGCTATTCTCTGGCTGTGGGGCCAGCGCAGACAGATCGCCGCCCAGCGCGAGGTTGTCATTAAAACCTCAATGGCTATCATTATCAGCGTGTCGCTGTCCTGGATTGTCGGCCATATCTTCCCGCACGATCGTCCCTTCGTAGAAGGCATTGGCTATAACTTCCTGCACCATGCGGCGGATGATTCCTACCCAAGCGACCACGGCACGGTGATCTTCACCTTCGCCCTCGCCTTCCTGTTATGGCACCGGTTATGGTCAGGTGTGCTGCTCTTTTCTATTGCCTGCGTCATCGCCTGGTCGCGGGTTTATCTGGGCGTCCACTGGCCGATGGACATGCTCGGCGGGCTGCTGGTCGGCCTGTGCTCATGCCTGTGGTCGCAGATGATCTGGAACCAGTGGGGCGTGAACATCTACCGCCGCCTGTATCAGCTGCACCGCTTCTGCTTCGCGCTGTTTATCCGCAAGGGCTGGATACGTGACTAA
- the dacC gene encoding serine-type D-Ala-D-Ala carboxypeptidase: MKILQIPASLRAMLAGTALLLLAAPVVAVEQTANAPQVDARAWILMDYASGKVLAEGNADEKLDPASLTKLMTSYVVGQALKAGKIHLTDMVTIGKDAWATGNPVLRGSSLMFLKPGDLVSVEDLNKGVIIQSGNDASIAIADYVAGSQDSFVSLMNNYAQKLNLASTTFKTVHGLDAPGQFSTARDMALLGRALIHDVPEEYAIHKEKEFTFNKIKQPNRNRLLWSSNLNVDGMKTGTTAGAGYNLVSSATQGDMRLISVVLGTKTDRIRFNESEKLLIWGFRFFETVTPIKPDATFVTQRVWFGNSSEVKLGAGDAGSVTIPRGQLKNLRASFTLDQPQLTAPLKKGQVVGKINFQLNDKVIEQRPLIVMEAVEEGGFFSRMWDFVLMKFNTWFGSWFS, translated from the coding sequence ATGAAGATTTTGCAAATCCCAGCGTCATTACGAGCAATGCTTGCAGGGACGGCCCTATTATTGCTGGCAGCCCCGGTGGTGGCGGTAGAACAAACGGCGAACGCGCCGCAGGTTGATGCGCGAGCCTGGATACTGATGGATTATGCCAGCGGCAAAGTGCTGGCAGAAGGCAACGCCGACGAGAAGCTCGATCCGGCCAGCCTGACCAAGCTGATGACCAGCTATGTGGTTGGACAGGCGCTGAAGGCTGGCAAAATCCACCTGACCGATATGGTCACCATCGGCAAAGACGCATGGGCTACCGGCAACCCGGTGCTGCGCGGCTCCTCGCTGATGTTCCTGAAGCCGGGCGATTTGGTCTCGGTTGAAGATCTGAACAAAGGCGTGATTATCCAGTCGGGCAACGACGCCAGTATTGCCATTGCCGACTACGTAGCGGGCAGCCAGGACTCCTTTGTTAGCCTGATGAACAACTACGCCCAGAAGCTGAACCTCGCCAGCACGACCTTCAAAACGGTACACGGTCTTGACGCGCCGGGGCAGTTCAGTACCGCCCGTGATATGGCGCTGCTGGGCCGGGCGCTGATCCACGACGTGCCGGAAGAGTACGCCATCCATAAAGAGAAAGAGTTCACCTTCAATAAAATCAAGCAGCCGAACCGCAACCGTCTGCTGTGGAGCTCTAACCTGAACGTGGACGGCATGAAAACCGGCACCACCGCCGGAGCGGGCTACAATCTGGTCTCCTCCGCCACCCAGGGTGACATGCGCCTGATTTCCGTTGTGCTGGGAACCAAAACCGACCGTATTCGCTTTAATGAAAGTGAAAAGCTGCTGATCTGGGGCTTCCGCTTCTTTGAAACGGTCACGCCGATCAAGCCGGATGCCACTTTCGTCACGCAACGAGTCTGGTTTGGTAACAGCAGCGAAGTGAAGTTGGGTGCGGGTGATGCGGGTTCAGTAACCATCCCGCGTGGGCAGCTGAAGAACCTGAGGGCGAGCTTTACCCTCGATCAGCCCCAGCTGACCGCACCGCTGAAGAAAGGGCAGGTCGTTGGCAAGATTAACTTCCAGCTCAACGATAAGGTCATTGAGCAGCGTCCGCTGATAGTCATGGAGGCCGTTGAAGAGGGCGGCTTCTTCAGCCGCATGTGGGACTTTGTGCTGATGAAATTTAACACCTGGTTCGGCAGCTGGTTCTCCTGA
- the deoR gene encoding DNA-binding transcriptional repressor DeoR codes for METRRDERITRLIQALKRSDKIHLKDAALLLGVSEMTIRRDLNGEAGPVVLLGGYVVLEPRSSSVSHYLLSDQKTRQVEEKRQAARLAAAMIRPHQTVFFDCGTTTPYIIEALDSDLPFTGVCYSLNTFLALHDKPNCRVILSGGEFHASNAIFKPINFQECLSNLCPDVAFFSAAGLHTRHGATCFNLDELPVKHWALSMAQQRVLVVDGSKFGKVRPACMGPLSSFNTIISNEKPAAEFVDYAAAEAVRLVW; via the coding sequence ATGGAAACCCGGCGCGACGAACGCATTACACGCCTGATTCAGGCGCTTAAACGCAGCGATAAAATTCACCTGAAAGATGCGGCACTGCTGCTTGGCGTGTCGGAGATGACTATTCGCCGCGATCTGAACGGCGAGGCCGGCCCCGTCGTTCTGCTGGGCGGCTACGTCGTACTCGAACCGCGCAGTTCATCCGTCAGCCACTATCTTTTAAGCGATCAGAAGACTCGCCAGGTTGAAGAAAAGCGTCAGGCCGCGCGCCTGGCCGCCGCCATGATCCGCCCGCATCAGACCGTTTTTTTCGACTGCGGTACCACGACGCCCTACATCATCGAGGCACTGGATAGCGATCTGCCGTTTACCGGCGTCTGTTATTCGCTGAACACATTTCTGGCGCTCCATGACAAGCCCAACTGCCGGGTAATTTTAAGCGGCGGCGAGTTCCACGCCAGCAACGCAATTTTCAAACCCATTAATTTTCAGGAGTGCCTGAGCAACCTCTGCCCGGACGTCGCCTTTTTCTCGGCGGCGGGGCTGCACACGCGCCACGGGGCAACCTGTTTTAACCTGGATGAGCTGCCCGTCAAACACTGGGCGTTGTCTATGGCACAGCAGCGAGTGCTGGTGGTGGATGGAAGCAAATTCGGCAAGGTACGCCCGGCCTGCATGGGGCCGCTCTCCTCTTTTAATACTATCATCAGCAATGAAAAACCCGCCGCGGAGTTTGTGGATTACGCCGCGGCGGAAGCTGTCAGGCTGGTGTGGTAA
- a CDS encoding PQQ-dependent sugar dehydrogenase yields the protein MPSRTLIVTVLLFASGLACAAGVNVDVLQSKLDHPWSLAFLPDDKGMLITLRDGQLRHWQPEEGLGDPIVGVPKVWAHGQGGLFDVVLAPDFAKSRRLWLSYAEVGADDKAGTAVGYGTLSPDLERLEDFKVVFRQQPKLSTGNHFGGRMVFDGKGHLFIALGENNQRSTAQDLDKLQGKLVRLNEDGTVPKDNPFADKQGARAEIWSYGHRNPQGMAINPANGEVWLNEHGPRGGDEINIPQAGKNYGWPIATWGINYSGMKIPEAKGEIVAGTEQPSYYWKVSPAVSGMAFYNAEKFPQWKGRLFIGALKDENLIELTLSGDKITDQQRLLDDHKERIRDVRVGPDGYIYALTDASDGQLLKLSPKS from the coding sequence CACCCCTGGTCGCTGGCATTTTTGCCGGACGATAAAGGCATGCTGATAACCCTGCGTGACGGCCAGCTGCGCCACTGGCAGCCGGAAGAGGGGTTGGGCGACCCAATTGTGGGCGTGCCGAAAGTCTGGGCGCACGGACAGGGGGGACTGTTTGACGTTGTGCTGGCGCCCGATTTTGCTAAGAGCCGCCGGCTATGGCTGAGCTATGCCGAGGTCGGCGCCGATGATAAAGCGGGCACCGCCGTGGGCTACGGCACGCTAAGCCCTGATCTGGAACGTCTTGAAGATTTTAAAGTCGTTTTCCGCCAGCAGCCTAAGCTCTCCACCGGCAACCACTTCGGCGGGCGCATGGTGTTTGACGGCAAAGGGCACCTGTTTATCGCGCTCGGGGAAAATAACCAGCGCTCAACTGCGCAGGATCTCGACAAGCTCCAGGGCAAGCTGGTACGGCTGAACGAAGATGGCACGGTGCCGAAGGATAACCCGTTTGCGGATAAGCAGGGCGCGCGGGCAGAGATTTGGTCATACGGACACCGCAATCCGCAGGGGATGGCTATCAACCCCGCCAACGGCGAGGTGTGGCTGAACGAGCACGGGCCGCGGGGCGGCGACGAAATTAACATCCCGCAGGCGGGTAAAAACTACGGCTGGCCGATTGCTACCTGGGGCATTAATTACAGCGGCATGAAGATCCCGGAAGCGAAAGGGGAAATTGTGGCAGGGACGGAACAGCCGAGCTATTACTGGAAAGTCTCCCCGGCGGTAAGCGGTATGGCTTTCTATAACGCGGAAAAATTCCCGCAGTGGAAAGGCAGGCTGTTTATCGGCGCGCTGAAGGATGAAAATCTGATTGAGCTGACGCTTAGCGGCGACAAAATAACGGACCAGCAGCGCCTGCTGGATGACCACAAAGAACGGATCAGGGATGTACGCGTCGGTCCGGACGGCTATATTTATGCCCTGACCGACGCTTCTGACGGGCAGCTGTTGAAGCTAAGCCCGAAAAGTTAG
- a CDS encoding phosphatase PAP2 family protein, with protein sequence MTIQDKLPISAKDWAIKTNPIYRLPARFYFYQFCWLLLLAVVFTWLSRNEGLDRLMTGYWYDAASHRFPLQKNQLLDLINHRLLKDIVIAGAVIGLFYGLIRRQPRLVTVAALFGLGALTVGVLKATSHHSCPWDLVEYGGKALSWPLFGQVPDGSGPGRCFPGGHASSGFGVMALFFLFYRERPALAWCCFAGGTALGLVMGYGQVMRGAHFFSHNLWAGWWVWLTQVVVYGIVSTLLVKEPESL encoded by the coding sequence ATGACGATCCAGGACAAACTCCCTATATCCGCTAAAGATTGGGCAATTAAGACAAACCCGATTTACCGCCTGCCAGCACGCTTTTACTTTTACCAGTTCTGCTGGCTGCTTCTGCTTGCCGTGGTGTTTACCTGGCTGTCGCGCAATGAAGGGCTGGATCGTCTGATGACCGGCTACTGGTACGACGCTGCCAGCCATCGCTTCCCGTTGCAAAAAAATCAGCTGCTGGATCTGATCAACCACCGGCTATTGAAGGATATCGTCATCGCCGGGGCCGTAATCGGCCTGTTTTACGGCCTGATTCGCCGCCAGCCGCGCTTAGTCACCGTTGCGGCACTGTTCGGGCTTGGCGCACTGACGGTGGGCGTGCTGAAAGCCACCAGCCACCACTCATGCCCGTGGGATCTGGTGGAATACGGCGGCAAGGCACTCTCCTGGCCGCTGTTCGGCCAGGTGCCGGACGGCAGCGGTCCAGGGCGCTGCTTCCCCGGCGGCCATGCTTCCAGCGGGTTTGGGGTTATGGCGCTGTTTTTTCTTTTTTACCGCGAGCGTCCAGCGCTTGCCTGGTGTTGCTTCGCTGGCGGTACCGCCCTCGGGCTGGTGATGGGCTATGGTCAGGTCATGCGCGGGGCACACTTTTTCAGCCACAACCTGTGGGCAGGTTGGTGGGTATGGTTAACGCAGGTTGTGGTGTACGGCATCGTCTCCACTCTGCTGGTTAAGGAACCCGAATCGCTATGA